The Phycisphaerae bacterium nucleotide sequence TTCCGCACTTTGCCCGCTGCATGGCCCCGGTGATCCAAGCCGGCGTGAAGGTTATCTGGCACTGCGACGGGAATCTCATGGCGATGGTCCCGCGACTGCTGGAGGCGGGCCTGGTTGGGTTCCAGGGATTCCAGTATGAAGACGGCATGGACTACGAGAAGATATGCCGGATGAAGACGAGAGACGGTGGCGGTCTGCTGATCATCGCGGGCGTCTCGGTCACACGGACACTGCCGTATGGGACGCCGGCGGACGTGAAGCGCGAGATGGCGTTCCTGGTCGAGAACGGTCCGGAGCGCGGGCTGTTCCTCGGCGGGTCCAGCTCGATCGCTCCGGGCGTTCCGTGGGAGAATTTGGCGGCCCTGGTCGAGGGATTCAAGTACTATCGGGAGCACGGGCGAGGATAGGCTTTGCACTTCAGTGTGTGGGACATCCTGTTGATCACGCTGGTGCCGGCCCAGGCGACCTTGGTGGCGTATCTCTACCAGCCGAAGTGGAAGGCGTTCCTGTTGAGCCTGCCGATCCCGTTCACCCTGGCGGTGCTGGCGCTGGGCCGGCCGGTGGATGCCACCAACGCCCTGGCGCTGCTGTTGATGGTGGGTTTCACTCACGCCGTCCGGCTGCTGTACACGCGGACGGGAGTGCCGATCATCCCAGCCATCGTCGTCTCGGCGCTGGTGTACTGCGGCGCGGGAGCGATGCTGCTGCCGGTTATACCGACCGACGGCGGAACGTTCTGGGCCGCGGCGATCGGAGCCTTCGCGGTCTCAGCCGTGCTGTACCGCCTCACCCCGTACCGGGCCGAACCCGGCCATCGCACGCCGCTGCCGGTCTGGATCAAGTACCCAGCCATCTTTGCCGTGATTCTGTTCCTCGTGTGCATCAAGTCGTGGTTGGGCGGCTTTCTGACCATGTTTCCCATGGTGGGAACGATATCCGCCTACGAGGCCCGGCACAGCCTGTGGACCATCTGCCGACAGATGCCGGTGTTCTCGATGCCGATGATCCTGATGCTGGCGACGCTGCGGCTCGCCCAACCGGAACTCGGCATCGGGCCGGCCATTATTCTGGGATGGATCGTATTCGTCACGGGGCTGCTGCCGCTGACCTGGCGGATGTGGCGAAACGACGCGCGATCCTCGGGCGCGGTTGCGTTAACGGAGACGGGGCATGCCCGAGCTATTTGACGTCAAACCGGTCGATCAGCGGTTCTATCAGGAGCGATTGGCGGATTTCCTGCCGGATCGGATCGTGGATGTGCACGCGCACGTGTGGCTGACGCGGTTTCGGGCGGACAGCGCCGAAGCCTATCGCCGGGCGGTGACGTGGCCTTCGCGAGTAGCCCGGGACAACCCGATCGAGGACCTTGCCGAGACGTACCGGCTGATGCTGCCGGGCAAGCGGGTCTCGGCGCTGATCTTCTCGAATCTGATGTCGCACGAGGATGACTTCGAGGCGGGCAACGCGTACGTCAGCCGGTCCGCGGCCGACTACGGCATGGCGGGCCTGATCTGGTCGAGCCCGCGCTGGTCGGCTGAGGAACTGGAGGCGAAGATCGGAGCCCGCGGGTTTCTCGGGGCCAAGAGCTATCTGTCGCTGGCGGACCCGGCAATCGGCGTCGATGACATTTCGATCTTCGATTTCTACCCGCGTCATCAATTGGAGGCGCTCGACCGGCGCGGCGCGATCCTGATGCTGCACATTCCGCGCAATCAGCGGCTTCGTGATTCGCGGAACCTGGCTGAGCTGCTGGAGATCGAGCGGCGGTATCCTCGGCTGCAGGTCATCGTGGCCCACGTGGGACGGGCGTATTGTCCGGAAGACATCGGCGACGCGTTCGACGTGCTCGCCGAGACGAGGCACATGACATTCGACATCTCAGCCAACACGAGCGCACAGAATTTCGAGAAGCTCATCCGGGCGGTCGGGCCGAAACGAATTCTCTTCGGCACGGACCTGCCCATCACGCGGATGCGGATGCGGCGGATCTGCGAGAACGGAACCTACGTGAACCTGGTTCCCAAAGGGCTCTACGGCGACGTTTCGGGTGATAGGAACATGCGCGAGGTCGAAGGCGAGGAGGCGGAGCGGCTGACGTTCTTCCTGTACGAAGAGATCGACGCCTTCCGCAGCGCAGCCGAGGCGACGGGACTTTCTTCACATGACATCGAGGATGTCTTCTGCGGCAATGCCATGAGGATGATTGCGCAGGCGAAGGAAAGGATCGGGTCATGAACGGGCGGTTGCGATTTGGATTCGTCGGGCTTCATCGGTCGGCGTCGTTCGTGAAGGCGGTGGCCTCACACCCGAACGCGAAGGCGGATGCCTTCTGCGATATCGTCCTGAAGCGGGCGCAAGAGGCCGCGACTGGTCACGATGCGAAGGCTTTCGATGATTTCGAGCAGATGCTGGATGAGGCGAAACCCGACGCGGTGGTCGTCGCCACGCCGATGCAGTTCCACGCCGCCCAAGCCGTTGCCGCCCTGGAACGCGGCGTGGCGGTGCTCTCGGAGGTGCCGGCGGCGGTCAGCATCGACGAGTGCCGACGGATTGTCGCCGCAGCCGAGGCGAGCAAGGCGGTCTACATGATGGCCGAAAACTACTGCTACATGCGGGCGAACGTGCTGGTCGGCGAGATGGTGAAGGCGGGCGTCTTCGGCGATGTGTACTTCGCGGAGGGCGAGTACATCCACGAGCTCAAAGAACTCAACGAGATCACGATTTGGCGTCGTAAGTGGCAGACCGGCATCAACGGCTGCACTTACGGCACGCACAGCCTCGGACCGATCCTCCAGTGGCTCGGCACGCAGCGGGTCACCCGCGTCTCGTGCGTCGGCAGCGGCCATCACTATCGCGATCCGCGCGGCAACGAGTACGAGCTGGAGGACACCGTGGTGATGCTCTGCCGCCTCAGCCGCGGCGGACTGGTCAAGGTGCGGCTGGACATGCTCTCGGATCGCCCGCACGCGATGACCAACTACGCCCTGCAAGGAACCGATGGCGCGTACGAATCGGCCCGCGCGCCCGGCGAGCCGAACCGCGTATGGATCAAGGGGACTTCCGAGAAGAAGGACGCCTGGGATCGGCTGGAAAACTACGAGGAGAAATTTCTGCCGGACTTCTGGAAGCACCCACCGCAGGAGGCGGTCAAGGCAGGCCACGGCGGCGGCGACTATTTCGAGATCGTCGATTTCATCCGGGCCGTCCGCGGCGAGGCGCCGTGCCCGATCGACGTGCACCGGGCAATGGACATGACGCTGCCCGGACTGGTCAGCCAGCAGTCGATCCGTCAAAACGGCGCATGCCTGGACGTGCCGAATTCCCGCGAGTGGCAGTGATTGACTCGCCGACAGTGAAGAAACCAACGGTGGCGTGCGCTATGCATCCTGTTTGAACCGGCTGGGCGAGCAGCCGGTCAGCGCGGCAAAGACACGCGAAAAATGCAGAGGATCGCGAAAGCCCACCTCGGAGGCGATTTCCTTCACGCTCAGATCGCCCCGCTGAAGGAGTTCGCGGGCGCGGGCGATCCGGTATTGCGTCAGGTACTTCACCGGTGAGACGCCCAACTCCCGCCTGAAAAGCCGCCCGAAGTGGTCCACGGACAGGTGTGCCGCCGCCGCCAATTCATCGAGGCGCAGATTTCTGTCCGGATAGTCAACGTGAATCTTCTCCAGGCACTTGGCGACCGCAGAGGAATGGGCATGGAAACCCGTGGCGCCCGGGGTGACGTTTTCCCAGAGAGCGGCCAGGAAACTCAGGACGGCGGATTTCATCCGAAACCGATGCAGCGGATCTTCCCGGCCGTATTCCCGAACGACTCGGGAAAATGCCTGCTTGACGGCAGGCATGCGCCGGACCCTGGTCTTCAGCAGGAAGGGTCCGTCAGCAAGAAAGTCGAAAACGGAGCATTCATCAATCCTGAATGAGACGCACCAGTAGCACCATGTGCCCATGCAGTGGCCGCGGTTGCCCAGGTGAGCGTTCATGACGATCAGATCGCCGGGCCTGACACACTGTCTGCGGCCGCCCACCGTCACTTCCGCGTCATCGCCCGAAACGTGGAGGTAGAACTCCAGCAGAGGGCGTGCGTCGGTCAGCATGCGCGATCGACAGGGCCGGGCGAACACGACGGGAACGCTGTCGATCCGTCCGGCCCACTGAAGGGCCTTTTCCAGTATGGCGCAGATATTATCCATACCTACGCAGATTATAACCATGCCCGAACCATTGCGGCAAGATGGATGATCGACGAGACTGCGAGGACAAGGAGACCCCGTGATGGCCGTCAGCAATGACGTCGAAGAGCGAGTCCGAAAAGCCCTTCGCTTCGAATGTCCGGACCGGCCGCCGATCTGGGAGATGATCGAGAGCGCAGCGGTCTACGAGCGTTTTGCCCCCGGCGTTCCGTATCCCGAGTGCGCCGCGGCCACCTGTGAGGCACTGGGCATCGACGCGACGTACGGATGCTATCCGCCGGCCGGCCAGCGGGTGCGAGGGGCAAACAACGTCCTGGCCGGCGACACGGTCTGGAGCACGAAACCTGTCTTCGCCGATCTCGATGCGCTGCGGTCGTTTCGCCCTTCACGCCTGAGCGAACGCGAGATGGAGGAGCGTCTTCTCCAGGAACATGAGGCGCAGCGCCGACTCTACGAGCCGCGCACGATGTTCCTGCCGCAGAACGGCGGATGGGGATTCCTGCCGGGATACGACGCGCGGACCTTCGAGGTGATTTCCTTAGCGATCATCGACGACATCGGCGCCCTGGCGAGGTACTGGGACCACCGGATGGAGCTTGGAATCGTCAAGAACCAAATCATCGCCAGATACCAACTGGCCCCGGTCGTCCAGTGCTGCGAGGATGTGGCGTACAAGACAGCATTGATGGTCTCGCCCGGCGTGTTGCGCGACCATTTCTTTCCGAGGTTCAAGCAGGTGATCGCCCCGCTGAAGCAGGCGGGAATCAAGGTGATCTGGCACTCGGACGGGA carries:
- a CDS encoding AraC family transcriptional regulator; translation: MDNICAILEKALQWAGRIDSVPVVFARPCRSRMLTDARPLLEFYLHVSGDDAEVTVGGRRQCVRPGDLIVMNAHLGNRGHCMGTWCYWCVSFRIDECSVFDFLADGPFLLKTRVRRMPAVKQAFSRVVREYGREDPLHRFRMKSAVLSFLAALWENVTPGATGFHAHSSAVAKCLEKIHVDYPDRNLRLDELAAAAHLSVDHFGRLFRRELGVSPVKYLTQYRIARARELLQRGDLSVKEIASEVGFRDPLHFSRVFAALTGCSPSRFKQDA
- a CDS encoding amidohydrolase family protein, whose protein sequence is MPELFDVKPVDQRFYQERLADFLPDRIVDVHAHVWLTRFRADSAEAYRRAVTWPSRVARDNPIEDLAETYRLMLPGKRVSALIFSNLMSHEDDFEAGNAYVSRSAADYGMAGLIWSSPRWSAEELEAKIGARGFLGAKSYLSLADPAIGVDDISIFDFYPRHQLEALDRRGAILMLHIPRNQRLRDSRNLAELLEIERRYPRLQVIVAHVGRAYCPEDIGDAFDVLAETRHMTFDISANTSAQNFEKLIRAVGPKRILFGTDLPITRMRMRRICENGTYVNLVPKGLYGDVSGDRNMREVEGEEAERLTFFLYEEIDAFRSAAEATGLSSHDIEDVFCGNAMRMIAQAKERIGS
- a CDS encoding Gfo/Idh/MocA family oxidoreductase; its protein translation is MNGRLRFGFVGLHRSASFVKAVASHPNAKADAFCDIVLKRAQEAATGHDAKAFDDFEQMLDEAKPDAVVVATPMQFHAAQAVAALERGVAVLSEVPAAVSIDECRRIVAAAEASKAVYMMAENYCYMRANVLVGEMVKAGVFGDVYFAEGEYIHELKELNEITIWRRKWQTGINGCTYGTHSLGPILQWLGTQRVTRVSCVGSGHHYRDPRGNEYELEDTVVMLCRLSRGGLVKVRLDMLSDRPHAMTNYALQGTDGAYESARAPGEPNRVWIKGTSEKKDAWDRLENYEEKFLPDFWKHPPQEAVKAGHGGGDYFEIVDFIRAVRGEAPCPIDVHRAMDMTLPGLVSQQSIRQNGACLDVPNSREWQ